ATCCCCTGGTCGATCAATGGCCAAGATAAAAATCTCTTTATCCCTAATTTTACTCTGGGCAATGGTTTGGCCTACCAGAAAATTATGCTCCTCTAAGATCACCTCTGCCACCCCGTAGTCCCTGTTTAACCGTAGTACTTGTTCCACTGTTTGTTTTTCTATTTTATAACGGCGTGAGAGTTGTCGTTCCAACCCCCTATCCAGATGCCCACGAAATTGACGACTGGAGGCCAGACTAAGGGCGATAAGCAGTATCATCACAGCGGTAGCCACCTGGACCAATGTGAGGGGATGCCGCATAATGTTAATCAGTGTGGTCACAATGGTGGCCGTGCCCAGATAGCCCAACACCATCAAAACCATAATGATTTTCCGCCGGGTATGGTGCTTAACTACCATTTCGGAATCAGATGTGGTATATCCCACCGTAACCAAGGCGGACAGGGCTTGAAAACGGGCCATGTGCAAATCCATACCGGTTAATTTTAATATAATGGCTGATATTTCCACAATAATAAAAAGAACTAACACAAAGGATACCAGGAAGACAAGGTTCACAGGATCACTCCTCGTTAGATCATGCCTGGTTCTCTATTTTGTGTTGATCATGATAAAACCATACAAAAAAGCCATAGGCTGTTGGCCTATGGCTTAGATGTCTAACAAACTGTTTGGTACTGGATAGTTGTCCGGATCAAAGGCTGCTCCAGGGGAGCGGCCAGGTTTCTCTGGGTTAATTGCTTGGCTGGGTTTACTTAATTCCCTCGGGTTAGTCCTCATCGCCGGCTTGCTATGATGCTCCCTGGCAGCGGCCAGGGGAGCTTTTGACGGTGTCAAACAACGTAGTTTTACGTTTTCTGCCCCCAGCAGCTTGGTTAAATCCCTTTTCAGTTGGGGGTGTAAATTTACCCATAATGACTTTTCCAATTGCTGTGGGGTTTTGGTGGCCTGATGATAGAAAATTACCGGGGTATTACCACTGTATTGTTGTAATATTTCTACCAGCAGGTTGTTTTGCTGTGAATCCTCACTGACCTTTAACCAGAGTTCGATGTGCATACTCTCCAGAGGCATAATTTCCTCTGCCAGCACCTTGGCTTCCTCACCATTGTTGCTTGCCCGTCCTTTAATCAGCAGTGGTTCACGCAAATCAAGTACTCGCCCGTAGCGACGGTAAACCTCCGGGAAAACCACCACCTCGCAGGAACCAGTTAGGTCTTCCACACTGATAAAGGCCATTGGGTCTCCCTTACGGGAGGTAATTCGCTTCACAGACGAAATCATGCCGGCCAATAAGAGGGGTTGTCCGTCCGCTACTTCCAGTAGTTCGGTGGCCCGGTGCACGGCCAATGACTCCAGCAGCCAATTAAATTCCGTCAGGGGGTGGCCGGAGATATATAAACCTAAGGCTTCCTTCTCAAAATCCAGTTGTTGTTTGGGTGTGAAGGGGGAAACCTCCGGCAGCTTGAGCTGTAGTTCTTCCTGGGGAGTATCAATCATTAAGTCAAACAGATTAACTTGACCATTTTCCCGATCCTGTTGGACCC
This region of Desulforamulus ferrireducens genomic DNA includes:
- a CDS encoding TrkA C-terminal domain-containing protein, whose translation is MNLVFLVSFVLVLFIIVEISAIILKLTGMDLHMARFQALSALVTVGYTTSDSEMVVKHHTRRKIIMVLMVLGYLGTATIVTTLINIMRHPLTLVQVATAVMILLIALSLASSRQFRGHLDRGLERQLSRRYKIEKQTVEQVLRLNRDYGVAEVILEEHNFLVGQTIAQSKIRDKEIFILAIDRPGDFIHSPRGNQLLQRGDKLIVYGKMHNIYQLLCTDCGNS